The nucleotide window ATGTGATATATTGCAGTGACTGAACCGTGGCAGAGAATTACCAAGCGccaggagagaagggaggaaagataAACGCGTGCTTTCGGGTATGCTTGGAATATGTCCCCtgtactctgttttttttttttttttctttcctcaacATGTTTCTGTTAGGCAAGATGAAAGCGCGCATGCACACAGAGCAAGCCACTAAATTCTTCACACGACAGGCCAGCCATGTTTCGGAGAATGAATTATAGCTACTTTGTTGGCATAGGAACAAATGAAAGGAGTGATATGTATCCTTATTTCTCCCTTTGGTTTGTGGATGTTTTCATAGGCCACCACCTGCTCTGCCCATCCCCCTACTCATTATCGTGATGAGTGAGAAGAGGAGTTCAGGGAGAGGGTGCTGGCAAGGATTTGATTGGGCGGCTGTTCTGGCCCACAGAAGTAAAACGAAACGACTACTACTGTACACTGCACAATAGTCTAGAGCGCCTCTTCCAGGGAGCTCACCATAGGCGAACCCTTTCTAAACCTCAAACTGGCACAGGATAGGGCCAGCTGCATTAAGCATGTGCAACTCAGTGAGGTTTACAACAGCCAGATGTAGATGGTTTGTCAATGTCATGTCCTGAATTTTAGAGGCAAGCGTCGACGGGGTACGACAAACCTATCACCTATATTTGTTTTACCTTCCCCTCGGTGTTGAATTAACCACGATTTGTGCTAATACAGCATGCTAATGCCATTACACACAGTTCACGCCCTCATCTCTCATCCCCGCTGCAGCCTGAGCACGCTCTCACCAcagcacaatcacacacacaggagaaatcAAGGGACAACAACCGATGCAGCCATTTTCTCCCGCGATCCTCAGCCGCGATGGCTCACTCCGAGATTCCCACCCACCTCACATCTCCCATCCGTCAGTGTAAGACATGAAACCATGAATTCAGAGGTCTTGATGGGAACTGTGCAACTGGGCCCTGCTGTGGCAGACTGAGATGGATGACTGGAGATAGTGAAGGGTGTGGATGATGCATGATTGTATGTGAGGGAGGGGACAGGGGGGGCAGGCCCAGAAATAGCCTGTTTCAATCTCTCTCTGTGGACGTGACCCTGCCCCAGCTGTACTCAAGCTGCTCTAACACTAGCCAAGTTTCCTCTTTACTCCTCCCCACTCGCTGTTTCTCTCCCATTTCGTTCCCGATAGTGTTGAGAGCTGAAGccagataagataagatgacaTCATACTTTGCTTTTAAAGTTTTGTTTCGCATGCTTGTCTGGTGTAGGGGcgctgattttgttttttttgtttgtttttttttttttgttgtaatggGTACTATGTGATCTGAACCTTTGTAAACCGCTGCGTGACTGAATTACCTCATCCCCCTCGGATGCGGCGTGCTTTGCATTCACTTACTCCTTACTCATACTGTGCATTCAACGCATACAGACACCTACACGCACCTCCACGCACCCATCCACAATTTTAAGCAGCTGCAAAGAGAGCTGTGGGAGTTCATGATTTGAACTTAAACTTAGAAACAAAACTCCTGCTTTGTGCCGCTGGCCGGCGGCCCAGCTCGTGGCTTGAGTTACTGGCTGTTCGGCCCATACAGCTGACGACGTCGTGATGTCACAGAAACAATGGGCCTATGGTTTAGATTATCCCAGCGTTAAAATGTGAATCACAATATGTGACCTCATGGTGGAAAACATCACCAGTCCGTCCGCTGTGCAGGGTGTGGTAGGTCTTTTGAAAAGGAGCTCACAGTTCAAAATTAAGACAGAAATGAAAGTGCTATAATGATGGCTTTTAGTATCAAAACGCAGGAATAAGGTTCAAATAGGCAAAATACAATCATAAGGAGGACAAATCACTTCTTCATGAGCATGATTCTGCAATATAGCAACATTTTATAGGTGTCCTCTTCCTTGCTTTTGTATGCAATATATTTCCTGTGCTTTCTAGGCCCGGCTCCCAAAGTTAAACTGTTGCTGACTTAGGGCTGGATAATGTGGACGAAATTAATGTTAATGATAatcataaattattttgataTCCGTGTATAACGATATCTGCTAGCATATCCAATATCACTTATTAAATAACCACAGTGTTATTTATTATGGACAAAGCATGATATGATCAAATAGCCTTACCTAATATGTTTCAGATCTCATCTTGTGAAAGGTTTggattaatatttgttttttattatcagTTTAGAAGTCATTATTGTGCATTATTATAGCTCGATATCATTGCTCTGTAATGATAAGACGACAAGacaataatatttaaatatttgccAATGACAGTTTCCCAAAATGACCAGGTTTGGTTGTTGACTCTGTCATCTTAAAAAGTAAATGGCctgcaaaaatgatcatgttgGATCGAGAGTTAAGTGTCGCCTCATCAAACTGCAGTTTTAAGACTCTCGATAGACACCACTGGAATCTAAAATCAAGTTCCTTCTCCACTCTGTCCTGGAAGACTGCACTGCGTGCCAGTGTTCACTCTAATAGTAAAGTCCCTGGTGTTGCTATTATTATGACGCACATACATCAGGTCCTACATTACTGCTGTCCCAAATGATGCTGTCTATTACTGCGAAAGGTCTCACAAAACCCTGGCCCTGCctaaatttaatgttttttaggGGGTAAGAACCATCACTTGCCTGTTTCACCGCTTATTAGGACCAGGTACTCTAAAACCACCCACTGCAGCATAAGGGCCTATTTGTCTGTACTAAAATACTGGAAAAGATTATGTAAAGACTAGTATTGCAtgcttactttctttctttttttttttttttctgggaacagagGTGGCTGGGGACGTCTGGCTCAAGTGTGATGCAATATGGAAGTTGTCCAGACATTTTTACTAGATGCCAAAGACATGCTATAAAAAGTTCCTACATGAAAATCAGTGTCTTTCAAATGACTTTTTAGAACCAACGTGGTTTATAACTGGAAGATGACACGTTTAAGATAGACATGTTCCACAAATGTGATTGTCAGCAATGAAATCCCTTGCTTTATTCGCTCTGTGAAAGAAGACTTTTGTTAAACTGCTTTAAAGGGAGCGATCAACTAATATACAAatgaagcaaagaaaagaaCGTGACAAACCAATAGGGGTGGACAGTAAATGGATAATGCAGTATATCTTGATACCTCCCTTTGGTATCGATACACTTGCGCCTAATATCAGTATTTGAGTTTTCAtcttaatttgcacagatgcacatttcgGTTCCTATGTGTTTCAAGCCTTTAggtattttaactggaactgttcTGTCACGGTCAGGTTGCAGTCGCAGTGCAGATTAAATTGAAGTTATTTTGTCTTTTCGAGGGTTTTTCATGATCACAGCTGATTATGTTACAACATATCGCACAGTCTGCATCGCCTGTATCGCGATACAGTCGTTATCGTGAAgtaaaaatattgtgattgttTCATATCGCCGGTTACTGAGAAATTCTCACCCCTACAATCTGAACGAGAGCTAGATTCTTTGGCACAGGAAATCTCAACCAACCAGAAGGACCTGCCCAAACTTTTACATTTAATCATCGAGATAGGAGGACCTAACTCACTAACCTGAGACTTATTGGTCTCTCGGGGGAAAGCTGAAGGCTGTGTGCTTTCCGGGGCAATGACAcatttctctcccctcctgtcATCAAGAGGACAAGCGAACTCTTGCTGCAACTCAAAGCTCAGAGCAGTTATTATGAAATTCCTCCActacaaagacacagagagaggagggaagtcGATGCAAGCGATCCAGCGAGTAAAGAGGGTGGAATATGAAAATCAAGCCTTACACCCATGACCTGTCAGGGAAGATTCACTGGTGGCAAAGATCCTTTGATGGAGTGAAGTTGCACGGCAATATATTTTTGCAAGGAAGCGTTGCATCACTTCAGATGTCctagtttatctttttttcaggcttttttgCATCTGGGTAGAGCAGGCAAAGAGAAGAAGCTCAGTCTAAATACATGCGAGGCACATCTAGAAGGTGAAAATACTGACCACAATCTCGGGtttctttttggcttttttaaGCTTCTTTTCCTCTAAAGTTTATTATTTGTGTGCACTCTTTGTTAAAttgtattcatattttaattatCTGTATTATTCACCTGCAATGGCATTTGATTACATTCATTACATTAATAAATAGTTTGTGTCCTTCAGCATGGCCGATAACAGTCCAACTGGTTTATCTTGTGTTTGTTCATATAAACACGATCATTTTAGATCTATGGCTATCCATGGTAGCCATTACCTTgcatttatgattatttttaaatattagtAATTATGTGACaccgtttttctttttaaaagtgttATGCCGGTATAATAAGTTCAAACAGAGTCAGCTGACTGTACTTGCAGGCTTCAGTGTGCTAGTTCTTCAAGAATGACAGGCAGGTGCAGCAAAATATCACCAAGCAGTGCCAAGTGTGCTTCTGCAGAGCCCGGAGCATGTATAATCCTACCCTACTATGACATTTGTCATTTAtagtctgtttttatttgtggtttttatttcaggtttctatttttggtttattttttgatCCCGCTTGGACGTATAACTTCATATAACATAATCTCCAAAGATGTTGTTGGTGGTTGCGGGCTGCACATTCTGGTACATCTGAAGTGAGATTCTGCAGGAAATTATAAAATCAAATGCAGGCCAAATCCCCCCTCGGTGCATTTCCAATTAGGGTTTCCTTCTGCCCTTTTCtcacattttgaaattgatCTATTGACCACTCCAATCCAATATTGTATAGCTCTTTGGTATAAACCAACCATGtgtgattttgatcattttggcATCTCCTGAGTGCTGATAGATGGTTACGTGACagatgcagatgtgtgtgtgtcctctaaTCCTGTATCTAATCGGTGCAACTGAATAACGGACAGAAATGCTGAAGATGAAACAGAGCACTGGTTAGCCAGGCAGGATCTTTACCATGGGAGagttttaatgatttaatgattCTGAGCCAACGGGGAAAATGGGGTCTCTCTCATTGAATTATTTGGTTTGATCAGATTGGTCAACGGTCAAGTCAACTGAGAAAACAGAATGCCACTTAGTGTTTAGTGCAGTGGAAGAATAGTGcaggtttattttgttttaatgaaaaagaaagagagcaaggtGGGGGAGGGTGGTAAAGAAAAGgagagtgtaaaaaaaaaaaaaaaaaaatcatagaagCAAGTAAAAAGCACTCGCTGTTGCATCACCTGTTTCCACGGCTCGGCCCCTTTACCATGGCAACGGAATGCTGTTCGGGTCGTCAGTGTGGGTGTAGAAAGAAGCCTAGAGGAGGAACAAGTGTGTGTTTAGTCTATTAGAGCTGCAAGGCGAGTAGAGGCTCAGTATACCAGAGCTCTGAAAGAGTTACATCATTGAAGAGGAATCCTTTCTCCCCCCCTGTGGCTCGCTAACCAAGCGCGGTTCTTTCTTTCAGCTGTTTCTCTGTTGATTGTGTAAATGGAGGAAGTGAGGGATAGCTTAGCAATTAGGCCTCTTTGTGAAATGTCAAGGAACATTTTTCAATGCCAAGACATCTTaatatacatgtacattttaGTCCCGCCCTCCGTGAAAGCCCCAACTCTTCAGGCTGTCTGTTTGCCAAACACAAACTCCGAACACTTTACTGCAGCTCACCAACTGtgttatcttcctctctttgtctgccCGTGCAGGAACAACAGAACGTGTATGTCTGATACAGGGTACAGTCGAAGCTCTCAATGGTGTCCACAACTTCATTGCGGAGAAAGTCCGCGAAATGCCCCAGAGCGCCCAGAAAACCGAACCAGTCAGCATACTGCAACCACAGACCACTGTCAACCCTGACCGCGTCAAACAGGTGAGATACTGTGGGGAATGGGATTATTAAAACACAGCAACCCTGCCCTTTGAAGTAATGGAGCAgctgcagactgtgtgtggTACTGGTTGACTGAAGTGAATGTTGACATAAGGTAGTGGCTGACATATGGTAGGAACAGTGTCACTTCCACTACACCTTGTCTATTAGCCGTCAGTCTGGCCTGTTCTCTGGGCCATGACCCAGAGCCTGGTAGGGTCAGGAAAATGTGAGGGTATGGGGTTATTTTTACCTACAGTCTTTCATAGCGAGACAGAGCTGCGTGGCAGCTGCAGCCTAAACCCCTGGGATTAACAAATCGCTGAGTAAAGCGGGGGCTGGTATAGTAGACTGACTCAGTGAGAGATATCCCTATTTCTGTCGATCATTTATGCTCATAaatctttctctccttccctttttctACTTCAATCCCTCCATTTGTCTACAGGCTAAACTGATAGTGCCCAATAGCACAGCTGGGCTGATCATTGGCAAAGGTGGAGCTACAGTGAAGGCGGTGATGGAGCAGTCAGGGGCTTGGGTGCAGCTCTCCCAGAAGCCGGAGGGCATCAACCTTCAGGAGCGAGTGGTCACCATCAGTGGCGAGCCTGAGCAGAACCGTAAGGCTGTGGAAATCATAGTGCAGAAGATCCAGGAGGACcctcagagcagcagctgcctcAACATCAGCTATTCCAACATCTCCGGCCCAGTAGCCAACTCCAACCCCACCGGCTCCCCCTACGCTAACTCGGCCGAGGTGCTGCCCAACGCAGCCGCAGCAGCTGCTAGTGCCTCCAGCCTTCTGGGCCAGGCTGGCTTGACAGGAATGGGCGCCTTCCCTGCCGCCATGTCTAGTTTCTCTGGCAACGATCTGCTAGCCATCACCTCAGCCCTCAACACGCTGGCCAGCTACGGCTACAACACCAACACCCTGGGCCTCGGTCTCAACCCTGCAGCTGCTTCCGGAGTCCTCGCTGCGGTAGCGGCCAGTGCTAACCCGGCCGCCGCTGCTGCGGCTAACCTCCTGGCCTCCTACGCGAGCGATGCTTCCAGCAGTGCCGGCCACCCCGCCGCAGGCCTTGGTGGGTTCTCCCTAGGTTCTCTCGCTGCTGCCACAGGGGCTTCCAATGGTTACCTAAATGCTTCATCCCCACTGATGGCCTCCTCCCTATTGGCAACAGAGAAGCTGGCGGACGGGGCCAAGGACGTGGTTGAGATTGCTGTGCCCGAGAATCTGGTTGGTGCCATTTTGGGGAAAGGAGGGAAAACACTGGTAGAGTACCAGGAGCTAACAGGAGCCCGCATCCAGATCTCCAAAAAGGGAGAGTTCATCCCTGGTACTCGGAACCGTAAAGTTACCATAACAGGGTCGCCAGCCGCCACGCAAGCAGCGCAGTATCTGATCAGCCAACGGATCACTTACGAGCAAGGCGTGCGTGCTACCAACCCACAAAAGGTGGGCTAAatggaaagagaagaggaaagaaagaaaggatgaaGACAGAGATAGAAGGGAATCGAGAGGGTCACCGACGAAAAAAAGAAACGTCCAAATATCTGTTCAATATTTCAGTATCAAATGAGAGAATCAcaaaggaggaggtgggggagaCAACCAAGAtaagtgtgtgtgatatgtgaatgtgtttttaggACTGACGTCctgatgttttttaaaagtttgTGTCGAGTCCTTTTGATGAC belongs to Myripristis murdjan chromosome 14, fMyrMur1.1, whole genome shotgun sequence and includes:
- the LOC115371382 gene encoding RNA-binding protein Nova-1-like isoform X2; translation: MMAGGGGAAVDHNGIYSNPNLHNLQQPHMEADNPDSRKRPLETPAEEAGCTKRTNTGVAFIYPLNKSLGLAALQYVTLSCSVCLSPPEEGEYFLKVLIPSYAAGSIIGKGGQTIVQLQKETGATIKLSKSKDFYPGTTERVCLIQGTVEALNGVHNFIAEKVREMPQSAQKTEPVSILQPQTTVNPDRVKQAKLIVPNSTAGLIIGKGGATVKAVMEQSGAWVQLSQKPEGINLQERVVTISGEPEQNRKAVEIIVQKIQEDPQSSSCLNISYSNISGPVANSNPTGSPYANSAEVLPNAAAAAASASSLLGQAGLTGMGAFPAAMSSFSGNDLLAITSALNTLASYGYNTNTLGLGLNPAAASGVLAAVAASANPAAAAAANLLASYASDASSSAGHPAAGLGGFSLGSLAAATGASNGYLNASSPLMASSLLATEKLADGAKDVVEIAVPENLVGAILGKGGKTLVEYQELTGARIQISKKGEFIPGTRNRKVTITGSPAATQAAQYLISQRITYEQGVRATNPQKVG
- the LOC115371382 gene encoding RNA-binding protein Nova-1-like isoform X3, producing MMMAGGGGAAVDHNGIYSNPNLHNLQQPHMEADNPDSRKRPLETPAEEAGCTKRTNTGEEGEYFLKVLIPSYAAGSIIGKGGQTIVQLQKETGATIKLSKSKDFYPGTTERVCLIQGTVEALNGVHNFIAEKVREMPQSAQKTEPVSILQPQTTVNPDRVKQAKLIVPNSTAGLIIGKGGATVKAVMEQSGAWVQLSQKPEGINLQERVVTISGEPEQNRKAVEIIVQKIQEDPQSSSCLNISYSNISGPVANSNPTGSPYANSAEVLPNAAAAAASASSLLGQAGLTGMGAFPAAMSSFSGNDLLAITSALNTLASYGYNTNTLGLGLNPAAASGVLAAVAASANPAAAAAANLLASYASDASSSAGHPAAGLGGFSLGSLAAATGASNGYLNASSPLMASSLLATEKLADGAKDVVEIAVPENLVGAILGKGGKTLVEYQELTGARIQISKKGEFIPGTRNRKVTITGSPAATQAAQYLISQRITYEQGVRATNPQKVG
- the LOC115371382 gene encoding RNA-binding protein Nova-1-like isoform X1; protein product: MMAGGGGAAVDHNGIYSNPNLHNLQQPHMEADNPDSRKRPLETPAEEAGCTKRTNTGEEGEYFLKVLIPSYAAGSIIGKGGQTIVQLQKETGATIKLSKSKDFYPGTTERVCLIQGTVEALNGVHNFIAEKVREMPQSAQKTEPVSILQPQTTVNPDRVKQRYPYFCRSFMLINLSLLPFFYFNPSICLQAKLIVPNSTAGLIIGKGGATVKAVMEQSGAWVQLSQKPEGINLQERVVTISGEPEQNRKAVEIIVQKIQEDPQSSSCLNISYSNISGPVANSNPTGSPYANSAEVLPNAAAAAASASSLLGQAGLTGMGAFPAAMSSFSGNDLLAITSALNTLASYGYNTNTLGLGLNPAAASGVLAAVAASANPAAAAAANLLASYASDASSSAGHPAAGLGGFSLGSLAAATGASNGYLNASSPLMASSLLATEKLADGAKDVVEIAVPENLVGAILGKGGKTLVEYQELTGARIQISKKGEFIPGTRNRKVTITGSPAATQAAQYLISQRITYEQGVRATNPQKVG